A genome region from Populus alba chromosome 5, ASM523922v2, whole genome shotgun sequence includes the following:
- the LOC118045761 gene encoding homeobox-leucine zipper protein HAT22: MGCLDDGCSTGLVLGLGLTPLTDLESSTSKPGDYSNRLTRPQNKPSLKFDHKPSTSTSFELSLSLVLSSESYSHGSRQKTMDGEKGCEESIVGHDLLYRQASPDQSAVSSFSSGRVKRERDLVCEDIEVERISSRVSDEDEDGTNARKKLRLTKEQSALLEESFKQHSNLNPKQKEALARQLKLRPRQVEVWFQNRRARTKLKQTEVDCEFLKKCCEALTDENRRLQKELQELKALKLAQPFYMHMPAATLTMCPSCERIGGGGGGGASKSPFSMVPKPHFYNTFTNPSAAC; encoded by the exons ATGGGTTGTCTTGATGATGGGTGCAGTACTGGCCTTGTTCTGGGGCTAGGCCTCACACCTTTAACAGACCTAGAGAGTAGTACATCAAAGCCAGGTGATTACAGCAATCGACTTACAAGGCCTCAGAATAAGCCATCCCTCAAGTTTGACCACAAGCCATCAACGAGTACAAGCTTTGAGCTGTCACTTAGTTTGGTTCTTTCTTCTGAAAGTTATAGCCATGGTTCTCGCCAAAAGACCATGGATGGAGAGAAAGGTTGTGAGGAGTCTATTGTTGGTCATGATCTGTTGTATCGTCAAGCTTCTCCTGATCAGAGCGctgtttcttctttctctaGCGGTAGGGTTAAGAGGGAAAGAGACCTTGTCTGTGAAGATATAGAGGTAGAGAGGATCTCTTCAAGAGTGAGTGACGAGGATGAAGATGGAACCAATGCCAGAAAGAAACTTAGGCTAACCAAAGAGCAATCTGCCCTTTTGGAGGAAAGCTTCAAACAACACAGCAACCTCAATCCT AAGCAGAAGGAAGCTTTAGCAAGGCAGCTGAAACTACGGCCGAGACAAGTAGAAGTATGGTTTCAAAACAGGAGAGCTAG GACAAAACTCAAGCAAACTGAAGTGGACTGCGAGTTCTTGAAGAAGTGCTGTGAAGCACTAACAGATGAGAATAGGAGGTTACAAAAAGAGCTACAAGAACTTAAAGCACTGAAACTGGCACAGCCCTTTTACATGCACATGCCAGCAGCTACTCTAACCATGTGCCCGTCCTGTGAAAGAATcggtggtggcggtggtggtggtgcttcAAAGAGCCCCTTCTCAATGGTTCCAAAGCCTCACTTCTATAATACCTTCACCAATCCTTCAGCTGCATGCTAA
- the LOC118045816 gene encoding pentatricopeptide repeat-containing protein At1g80550, mitochondrial, with product MNCYLLIINVNNLFIYLFLPRQALQRPPLLISSLLFSDPQSPYRLPAMNSSILTRRLNPAKTLLLPYSTNTPTFHFHSRTPNPPLSDPLNLDSSTVFQTLSCYNNDWKRALDFFNWVETESQFQHTTETYNRMIDILGKFFEFDLSWDLIQRMRSNPFSTPNHTTFRVLFHRYISAHLVNEAISVYEDRLKEFGLKDETSYCILVDALCEYKHVIEAHELCFGNNNNSINVRNITKIYNMILRGWFKMGWWGKCREFWEEMDRKEVCKDLHSYSIYMDILCKSGKPWKAVKLYKEMKSKGIKLDVVAYNTVINAIGLSEGVDFVLRVYREMRELGCQPNVVTCNTVIKLLCENGRIKEAYKMLDEMPQSYIAPDVFTYHCFFRCLEKPKEILCLFDQMIESGVCPRMDTYVMLMRKFGRWGFLRPVFLVWKKMEKLGCSPDEFAYNALIDALIQKGMLDMARKYDEEMMAKGLSAKPRVELDTTEEG from the coding sequence ATgaattgttatttgttaattattaatgttaataatttatttatttatttattcctgcCACGACAAGCATTGCAACGCCCCCCTCTTCTCATCTCCTCTCTCCTCTTCTCTGATCCCCAAAGCCCATACAGGCTTCCAGCAATGAACTCTTCGATACTAACTAGACGCCTAAACCCCGCTAAAACCCTCCTCCTTCCATACTCAACAAATACCCCCACTTTTCATTTCCATTCCCGAACCCCAAATCCCCCACTATCAGATCCACTAAATCTTGACTCCAGCACTGTTTTTCAAACCCTGTCATGTTATAACAATGACTGGAAACGAGCTCTGGATTTCTTCAACTGGGTGGAAACTGAATCCCAATTTCAGCACACAACAGAGACTTACAATCGCATGATTGACATCTTGGGTAAGTTCTTTGAATTCGATTTATCATGGGACTTGATTCAGAGAATGAGAAGTAACCCTTTTTCAACGCCTAATCATACTACCTTTCGTGTATTGTTTCATCGTTATATATCTGCTCATCTTGTTAATGAAGCAATAAGTGTTTATGAGGATAGATTAAAAGAATTCGGTTTAAAAGACGAGACGTCTTATTGTATTCTTGTTGATGCACTTTGTGAGTACAAGCATGTTATAGAAGCACATGAACTGTGTTTTGGAAATAACAATAACAGCATCAATGTTAGGAATATAACAaagatttataatatgattttacGCGGGTGGTTTAAGATGGGGTGGTGGGGTAAGTGTAGGGAGTTCTGGGAGGAGATGGATAGGAAAGAAGTTTGTAAAGACTTGCATTCATATTCCATATACATGGATATACTGTGCAAAAGTGGGAAGCCTTGGAAAGCAGTGAAATTGTATAAAGAGATGAAGAGTAAGGGAATAAAGCTGGATGTTGTGGCATATAATACGGTTATTAATGCCATTGGTTTATCAGAGGGTGTGGATTTCGTCTTGAGGGTTTATCGTGAAATGAGGGAGTTGGGTTGTCAGCCGAATGTTGTGACTTGTAATACGGTGATAAAGCTTTTGTGTGAAAATGGGAGGATAAAGGAAGCCTATAAAATGCTTGATGAAATGCCCCAGTCATATATTGCCCCTGATGTCTTCACTTATCATTGTTTCTTTAGGTGTCTTGAGAAGCCAAAAGAGATTCTTTGTCTTTTCGATCAGATGATTGAGAGTGGGGTTTGCCCAAGGATGGACACATATGTAATGCTAATGAGAAAGTTTGGAAGATGGGGATTTCTTCGACCAGTTTTTTTAGTGTGGAAGAAAATGGAGAAACTTGGGTGCAGTCCAGATGAATTTGCATATAATGCTTTAATTGATGCTCTAATTCAAAAGGGCATGCTAGATATGGCTAGAAAGTATGATGAAGAGATGATGGCAAAAGGTCTTTCAGCAAAGCCCAGGGTAGAGTTAGATACAACCGAAGAAGGATAA